A window of the Gossypium hirsutum isolate 1008001.06 chromosome A05, Gossypium_hirsutum_v2.1, whole genome shotgun sequence genome harbors these coding sequences:
- the LOC107957627 gene encoding oleosin H2 gives MAEHHQQLRRTDDMKNFFHENGPSTSKVLMVATLLPVGGILLLLAGLSLIGSLIGLAIAAPLFLIFSPVLVPAAFLIAGSIAGFLTSGAFGITGLSSLSWIATYIRGSRGSMSQGLDPVKWPLPDTAVSMEQKIQNRSQGGGRISEGGREQEGGKSKTQEGGKSKTQEGGKSKTQEGGNKTVG, from the coding sequence ATGGCTGAGCATCACCAGCAATTGCGCCGAACTGATGACATGAAGAATTTCTTCCATGAAAATGGACCCTCAACATCAAAAGTTCTTATGGTTGCCACCCTCCTTCCTGTTGGTGGCATCCTCCTCTTGCTTGCTGGTTTGAGCCTTATTGGATCCCTCATAGGTCTTGCTATTGCCGCCCCACTTTTCCTTATTTTCAGCCCTGTTTTGGTACCTGCTGCTTTTCTCATTGCGGGTTCCATAGCCGGATTCTTGACCTCCGGAGCATTTGGGATCACTGGACTGTCATCGCTGTCGTGGATTGCTACTTATATTCGTGGAAGCAGGGGCTCTATGTCTCAGGGGCTAGACCCAGTGAAGTGGCCCTTGCCGGACACGGCAGTGAGTATGGAGCAGAAGATCCAGAATAGGAGCCAAGGAGGAGGAAGGATCTCTGAGGGAGGCAGAGAACAGGAAGGTGGCAAGAGTAAGACACAAGAAGGTGGCAAGAGTAAGACACAAGAAGGTGGCAAGAGTAAGACACAAGAAGGTGGAAACAAGACTGTGGGTTGA
- the LOC107957625 gene encoding cyclin-B2-4 isoform X1: protein MAGSDENNPGVIGASRNQGGLHAGERGKFVAATGQNRRALSTINRNLIEGPPFPCAVSKRPLSERNAVCDKIPPIPQHRPITRKFAAQMANKQQMEPEEIKKPIQSVPDSNEHCSIIDVDNSDVPMFVQHTEAMMEEIERMQEVEMEDVDDDDDPLVDIDNCDKTNPLAVVEYIDDLYQFYKKAECTGCVPPNYMEQQYDINQRMRGILIDWLIEVHYKFELMEETLYLTINLIDRFLAVKQIARKKLQLVGVTAMLLACKYEEVSVPVIEDLVLISDKAYSRQEVLDMEKLMINTLQFNLSVPTPYVFMRRFLKAAQSNKKLELLSFFMIELCLVEYEMLKFPPSLLAAAAIFTAQCSLSGCKYWSKTSEWYTTFSEEQLMECSRMMIRFHQKAGTGKLTGVQRKYSTSKYGYAAKTEAPTFLLEA from the exons ATGGCTGGATCGGACGAAAACAATCCTGGAGTCATCGGAGCCTCCCGAAATCAAG ggggcttACATGCTGGCGAAAGAGGGAAGTTCGTGGCAGCGACTGGGCAGAATCGAAGAGCATTGAGCACTATTAACCGGAACCTAATTGAAGGCCCACCTTTCCCTTGTGCAGTCAGTAAGAGACCTTTATCCGA AAGAAATGCAGTCTGTGATAAGATCCCACCCATACCTCAGCATAGACCAATTACTAG GAAGTTCGCTGCCCAGATGGCTAACAAGCAGCAAATGGAACCTGAG GAAATTAAGAAACCAATCCAGTCAGTGCCAGATTCAAATGAACATTGCAGCATCATAGATGTGGATAACTCGGATGTGCCAATGTTTGTGCAACACACAGAAGCTATGATGGAGGAGATTGAGCGGATG CAGGAGGTTGAAATGGAAGAcgtggatgatgatgatgatcctCTTGTGGACATTGACAATTGTGATAAAACGAATCCGCTTGCAGTTGTTGAGTATATTGATGATTTATACCAATTCTACAAGAAAGCAGAG TGTACTGGTTGTGTTCCTCCAAATTATATGGAACAGCAATATGATATTAATCAAAGGATGAGAGGTATCCTCATTGACTGGCTGATAGAG GTTCACTACAAGTTTGAGCTGATGGAGGAGACCTTGTATCTCACGATCAATCTAATTGATAGGTTTTTAGCAGTTAAGCAAATAGCAAGGAAGAAACTTCAGCTGGTTGGAGTAACAGCCATGCTTCTAGCCTGCAAATATGAAGAAGTTTCTGTTCCTGTTATTGAGGATCTGGTTCTCATTTCTGACAAGGCTTACAGTAGGCAAGAAGTGCTTGATATG GAGAAACTGATGATCAACACCTTACAATTCAATCTATCGGTTCCTACGCCGTATGTGTTTATGAGGAGATTTCTCAAAGCTGCTCAGTCAAACAAGAAG CTTGAGCTTCTGTCATTTTTCATGATCGAGCTTTGCCTAGTTGAATATGAAATGCTTAAGTTCCCACCTTCTCTGTTAGCTGCTGCTGCTATTTTCACTGCTCAGTGTAGTCTTAGTGGGTGTAAATATTGGAGCAAGACCAGCGAGTGGTATACTACCTTCTCGGAGGAGCAGCTTAT GGAATGCTCAAGAATGATGATTAGGTTTCACCAGAAAGCAGGGACAGGGAAACTTACAGGCGTACAAAGGAAGTACAGTACATCTAAGTACGGTTATGCTGCAAAAACAGAGGCACCAACTTTTCTATTGGAGGCTTAA
- the LOC107957625 gene encoding cyclin-B2-4 isoform X2: MAGSDENNPGVIGASRNQGGLHAGERGKFVAATGQNRRALSTINRNLIEGPPFPCAVSKRPLSERNAVCDKIPPIPQHRPITRKFAAQMANKQQMEPEEIKKPIQSVPDSNEHCSIIDVDNSDVPMFVQHTEAMMEEIERMEVEMEDVDDDDDPLVDIDNCDKTNPLAVVEYIDDLYQFYKKAECTGCVPPNYMEQQYDINQRMRGILIDWLIEVHYKFELMEETLYLTINLIDRFLAVKQIARKKLQLVGVTAMLLACKYEEVSVPVIEDLVLISDKAYSRQEVLDMEKLMINTLQFNLSVPTPYVFMRRFLKAAQSNKKLELLSFFMIELCLVEYEMLKFPPSLLAAAAIFTAQCSLSGCKYWSKTSEWYTTFSEEQLMECSRMMIRFHQKAGTGKLTGVQRKYSTSKYGYAAKTEAPTFLLEA; this comes from the exons ATGGCTGGATCGGACGAAAACAATCCTGGAGTCATCGGAGCCTCCCGAAATCAAG ggggcttACATGCTGGCGAAAGAGGGAAGTTCGTGGCAGCGACTGGGCAGAATCGAAGAGCATTGAGCACTATTAACCGGAACCTAATTGAAGGCCCACCTTTCCCTTGTGCAGTCAGTAAGAGACCTTTATCCGA AAGAAATGCAGTCTGTGATAAGATCCCACCCATACCTCAGCATAGACCAATTACTAG GAAGTTCGCTGCCCAGATGGCTAACAAGCAGCAAATGGAACCTGAG GAAATTAAGAAACCAATCCAGTCAGTGCCAGATTCAAATGAACATTGCAGCATCATAGATGTGGATAACTCGGATGTGCCAATGTTTGTGCAACACACAGAAGCTATGATGGAGGAGATTGAGCGGATG GAGGTTGAAATGGAAGAcgtggatgatgatgatgatcctCTTGTGGACATTGACAATTGTGATAAAACGAATCCGCTTGCAGTTGTTGAGTATATTGATGATTTATACCAATTCTACAAGAAAGCAGAG TGTACTGGTTGTGTTCCTCCAAATTATATGGAACAGCAATATGATATTAATCAAAGGATGAGAGGTATCCTCATTGACTGGCTGATAGAG GTTCACTACAAGTTTGAGCTGATGGAGGAGACCTTGTATCTCACGATCAATCTAATTGATAGGTTTTTAGCAGTTAAGCAAATAGCAAGGAAGAAACTTCAGCTGGTTGGAGTAACAGCCATGCTTCTAGCCTGCAAATATGAAGAAGTTTCTGTTCCTGTTATTGAGGATCTGGTTCTCATTTCTGACAAGGCTTACAGTAGGCAAGAAGTGCTTGATATG GAGAAACTGATGATCAACACCTTACAATTCAATCTATCGGTTCCTACGCCGTATGTGTTTATGAGGAGATTTCTCAAAGCTGCTCAGTCAAACAAGAAG CTTGAGCTTCTGTCATTTTTCATGATCGAGCTTTGCCTAGTTGAATATGAAATGCTTAAGTTCCCACCTTCTCTGTTAGCTGCTGCTGCTATTTTCACTGCTCAGTGTAGTCTTAGTGGGTGTAAATATTGGAGCAAGACCAGCGAGTGGTATACTACCTTCTCGGAGGAGCAGCTTAT GGAATGCTCAAGAATGATGATTAGGTTTCACCAGAAAGCAGGGACAGGGAAACTTACAGGCGTACAAAGGAAGTACAGTACATCTAAGTACGGTTATGCTGCAAAAACAGAGGCACCAACTTTTCTATTGGAGGCTTAA
- the LOC107957625 gene encoding cyclin-B2-3 isoform X4: MAGSDENNPGVIGASRNQGGLHAGERGKFVAATGQNRRALSTINRNLIEGPPFPCAVSKRPLSEKFAAQMANKQQMEPEEIKKPIQSVPDSNEHCSIIDVDNSDVPMFVQHTEAMMEEIERMEVEMEDVDDDDDPLVDIDNCDKTNPLAVVEYIDDLYQFYKKAECTGCVPPNYMEQQYDINQRMRGILIDWLIEVHYKFELMEETLYLTINLIDRFLAVKQIARKKLQLVGVTAMLLACKYEEVSVPVIEDLVLISDKAYSRQEVLDMEKLMINTLQFNLSVPTPYVFMRRFLKAAQSNKKLELLSFFMIELCLVEYEMLKFPPSLLAAAAIFTAQCSLSGCKYWSKTSEWYTTFSEEQLMECSRMMIRFHQKAGTGKLTGVQRKYSTSKYGYAAKTEAPTFLLEA; the protein is encoded by the exons ATGGCTGGATCGGACGAAAACAATCCTGGAGTCATCGGAGCCTCCCGAAATCAAG ggggcttACATGCTGGCGAAAGAGGGAAGTTCGTGGCAGCGACTGGGCAGAATCGAAGAGCATTGAGCACTATTAACCGGAACCTAATTGAAGGCCCACCTTTCCCTTGTGCAGTCAGTAAGAGACCTTTATCCGA GAAGTTCGCTGCCCAGATGGCTAACAAGCAGCAAATGGAACCTGAG GAAATTAAGAAACCAATCCAGTCAGTGCCAGATTCAAATGAACATTGCAGCATCATAGATGTGGATAACTCGGATGTGCCAATGTTTGTGCAACACACAGAAGCTATGATGGAGGAGATTGAGCGGATG GAGGTTGAAATGGAAGAcgtggatgatgatgatgatcctCTTGTGGACATTGACAATTGTGATAAAACGAATCCGCTTGCAGTTGTTGAGTATATTGATGATTTATACCAATTCTACAAGAAAGCAGAG TGTACTGGTTGTGTTCCTCCAAATTATATGGAACAGCAATATGATATTAATCAAAGGATGAGAGGTATCCTCATTGACTGGCTGATAGAG GTTCACTACAAGTTTGAGCTGATGGAGGAGACCTTGTATCTCACGATCAATCTAATTGATAGGTTTTTAGCAGTTAAGCAAATAGCAAGGAAGAAACTTCAGCTGGTTGGAGTAACAGCCATGCTTCTAGCCTGCAAATATGAAGAAGTTTCTGTTCCTGTTATTGAGGATCTGGTTCTCATTTCTGACAAGGCTTACAGTAGGCAAGAAGTGCTTGATATG GAGAAACTGATGATCAACACCTTACAATTCAATCTATCGGTTCCTACGCCGTATGTGTTTATGAGGAGATTTCTCAAAGCTGCTCAGTCAAACAAGAAG CTTGAGCTTCTGTCATTTTTCATGATCGAGCTTTGCCTAGTTGAATATGAAATGCTTAAGTTCCCACCTTCTCTGTTAGCTGCTGCTGCTATTTTCACTGCTCAGTGTAGTCTTAGTGGGTGTAAATATTGGAGCAAGACCAGCGAGTGGTATACTACCTTCTCGGAGGAGCAGCTTAT GGAATGCTCAAGAATGATGATTAGGTTTCACCAGAAAGCAGGGACAGGGAAACTTACAGGCGTACAAAGGAAGTACAGTACATCTAAGTACGGTTATGCTGCAAAAACAGAGGCACCAACTTTTCTATTGGAGGCTTAA
- the LOC107957625 gene encoding cyclin-B2-3 isoform X3, whose protein sequence is MAGSDENNPGVIGASRNQGGLHAGERGKFVAATGQNRRALSTINRNLIEGPPFPCAVSKRPLSEKFAAQMANKQQMEPEEIKKPIQSVPDSNEHCSIIDVDNSDVPMFVQHTEAMMEEIERMQEVEMEDVDDDDDPLVDIDNCDKTNPLAVVEYIDDLYQFYKKAECTGCVPPNYMEQQYDINQRMRGILIDWLIEVHYKFELMEETLYLTINLIDRFLAVKQIARKKLQLVGVTAMLLACKYEEVSVPVIEDLVLISDKAYSRQEVLDMEKLMINTLQFNLSVPTPYVFMRRFLKAAQSNKKLELLSFFMIELCLVEYEMLKFPPSLLAAAAIFTAQCSLSGCKYWSKTSEWYTTFSEEQLMECSRMMIRFHQKAGTGKLTGVQRKYSTSKYGYAAKTEAPTFLLEA, encoded by the exons ATGGCTGGATCGGACGAAAACAATCCTGGAGTCATCGGAGCCTCCCGAAATCAAG ggggcttACATGCTGGCGAAAGAGGGAAGTTCGTGGCAGCGACTGGGCAGAATCGAAGAGCATTGAGCACTATTAACCGGAACCTAATTGAAGGCCCACCTTTCCCTTGTGCAGTCAGTAAGAGACCTTTATCCGA GAAGTTCGCTGCCCAGATGGCTAACAAGCAGCAAATGGAACCTGAG GAAATTAAGAAACCAATCCAGTCAGTGCCAGATTCAAATGAACATTGCAGCATCATAGATGTGGATAACTCGGATGTGCCAATGTTTGTGCAACACACAGAAGCTATGATGGAGGAGATTGAGCGGATG CAGGAGGTTGAAATGGAAGAcgtggatgatgatgatgatcctCTTGTGGACATTGACAATTGTGATAAAACGAATCCGCTTGCAGTTGTTGAGTATATTGATGATTTATACCAATTCTACAAGAAAGCAGAG TGTACTGGTTGTGTTCCTCCAAATTATATGGAACAGCAATATGATATTAATCAAAGGATGAGAGGTATCCTCATTGACTGGCTGATAGAG GTTCACTACAAGTTTGAGCTGATGGAGGAGACCTTGTATCTCACGATCAATCTAATTGATAGGTTTTTAGCAGTTAAGCAAATAGCAAGGAAGAAACTTCAGCTGGTTGGAGTAACAGCCATGCTTCTAGCCTGCAAATATGAAGAAGTTTCTGTTCCTGTTATTGAGGATCTGGTTCTCATTTCTGACAAGGCTTACAGTAGGCAAGAAGTGCTTGATATG GAGAAACTGATGATCAACACCTTACAATTCAATCTATCGGTTCCTACGCCGTATGTGTTTATGAGGAGATTTCTCAAAGCTGCTCAGTCAAACAAGAAG CTTGAGCTTCTGTCATTTTTCATGATCGAGCTTTGCCTAGTTGAATATGAAATGCTTAAGTTCCCACCTTCTCTGTTAGCTGCTGCTGCTATTTTCACTGCTCAGTGTAGTCTTAGTGGGTGTAAATATTGGAGCAAGACCAGCGAGTGGTATACTACCTTCTCGGAGGAGCAGCTTAT GGAATGCTCAAGAATGATGATTAGGTTTCACCAGAAAGCAGGGACAGGGAAACTTACAGGCGTACAAAGGAAGTACAGTACATCTAAGTACGGTTATGCTGCAAAAACAGAGGCACCAACTTTTCTATTGGAGGCTTAA
- the LOC107957626 gene encoding WD repeat-containing protein DWA2 codes for MQGGSSGIGYGLKYQARCISDVKADTDHTSFITGTLSLREENEVHLIRLSSGGTELICEGLFSHPNEIWDLASCPFDQRIFSTVFSTGESYGAAIWQIPELYGQLNSPQLERIASLDAHVAKINCVLWWPSGRHDKLLSIDDENLFLWTLDCSKKAAQVQSKESSGMLHYLSGGAWDPHDMNAVATTCESSVQFWDLRTMKKTNAIERAHIRNANYDMKKSHILVTAEDESGIHIWDLRKPKSPAKELPGHTHWTWAVTCNPEYDGLILSAGTDSTVNLWQAPISAEDKATSESITEPLNQQADPLLNSYSDYEDSVYGLAWSSREPWIFASLSYDGRVVVESVKPFLSRK; via the exons ATGCAAGGAGGATCTTCTGGCATCGGCTACGGCCTCAAGTATCAG GCAAGATGCATTTCGGATGTCAAAGCAGACACGGATCATACCAGCTTCATTACGGGAACCCTCAGTCTCAGGGAAGAAAATGAG GTGCATCTGATTCGGCTATCTTCTGGTGGAACCGAGCTCATTTGTGAGGGCTTGTTTTCCCACCCTAACGAGATCTGGGACCTAGCTTCCTGTCCCTTCGATCAACGGATTTTCTCTACCGTTTTTTCAACCG GTGAATCTTATGGGGCTGCAATATGGCAGATACCTGAATTGTATGGGCAGTTAAATTCACCACAGTTGGAACGAATTGCCTCCCTTGATGCACATGTTGCTAAGATTAATTG TGTTCTCTGGTGGCCATCTGGAAGACATGATAAGTTGCTCAGCATTGATGATGAAAATCTTTTCTTGTGGACTTTAGATTGTTCAAAAAAGGCTGCCCAG GTGCAATCTAAAGAGTCATCTGGTATGCTTCATTACTTATCTGGTGGTGCATGGGATCCACATGACATGAATGCTGTTGCGACAACTTGTGAATCATCAGTCCAGTTTTGGGATCTACGTACAATGAA GAAGACAAATGCAATTGAGCGTGCCCACATCCGCAATGCTAACTATGATATGAAGAAAAGTCATATACTT GTCACTGCAGAAGATGAATCTGGGATACACATATGGGATCTTAGAAAGCCCAAAAGTCCTGCCAAAGAGCTTCCTGGACATACACACTG GACATGGGCTGTCACTTGTAACCCTGAGTATGATGGGCTAATTCTG AGTGCTGGCACAGACTCAACTGTTAACTTGTGGCAGGCTCCTATATCTGCAGAAGATAAAGCAACATCTGAAAG CATAACTGAACCACTCAATCAACAGGCCGACCCATTGCTTAATTCCTACAGTGATTATGAAGACAGTGTATATG GCCTTGCTTGGAGTTCTCGTGAGCCTTGGATATTTGCTTCTCTATCGTATGATGGCAGG GTGGTGGTAGAATCAGTTAAGCCATTCCtttcaagaaaatga
- the LOC107957624 gene encoding uncharacterized protein: MITRSNLADQLREYQLRSKHDWASVSFFASTSNLTTSRVDVVAFVIWELVILAFLVFSAVSLYFRHMQLAFILVCITLLLLLCMKITKQVSVAGKKKRRMLLPLSM; this comes from the exons ATGATAACGCGATCCAATTTAGCAGATCAATTAAGAGAGTATCAGCTTCGATCTAAGCACGATTGGGCCTCTGTTTCGTTTTTCGCATCAACCTCTAATCTCACAACTTCTAG AgtggatgttgtggcctttgttATATGGGAACTCGTTATATTAGCTTTTCTGGTTTTTTCAGCCGTTTCTTTATATTTTAGGCATATGCAACTTGCTTTTATTCTAGTATGCATCACATTGTTATTGCTTCTGTGCATGAAAATCACAAAGCAAGTGAGCGTGGctgggaaaaagaaaagaaggatgCTACTTCCATTATCTATGTAA